DNA sequence from the Thauera sedimentorum genome:
CTCCACCCGGTTCTTCCCGCTCTGCTTGGCCCGGTACATCGCCGCATCGGCGCGCGCGACGACCGTGTCCAGCGATTCTCCCGGCACCCAGCCGGTTACCCCGGCGCTGAAGGTGATGAACACCTTCTGGTTGTCGGCCAGGAAGAAGGTGGTGGTCAGGGCGCGCTGCAGCCGGGTCAGCGCGGAGGCCGCTTCGGCCAGTTCCGTATCGGGGTAGAGCAGGATGAATTCCTCGCCGCCGTAGCGCGCCACGCTGTCCTGCGGGCGCAGGTTCTCGCGGACCACGCGGGCGAGGTGCACCAGTGCGTCGTCGCCGCTGCGATGGCCGTAGGTGTCGTTGAGCTTCTTGAAGTTGTCCAGGTCGAGCAGGGCCACGCACAGGGCGCTGTGTCGGCGGGCGGCACGGCCGGCCTCCTTGTCGAACATCTCTTCCAGGCCGCGGCGGTTCAGCGCGCCGGTCAGCGGGTCGTGGCTGACCAGCCGGCTGGCTTCGTCGAGTTCGGCCTGCAGCGCGGCGATGCGCGCTTCGGCCTGTTGCACGCGCTGCTGTGCGGCGAGCAGGTCGTCGCGCGAGCTGGCCGCGCGCTGCTGGATGTTGCGGGTTTCGCGCATCACCTCGTCCAGCACGTGGCCGATCTGGGTGATGTCGCGCGCGGCGGCGATCTTCTGGGCACACTGGCCGATGGTGTCGTGGTAGCTGCCGGTGCTCTCGGCGAACAGCGCGAGCTGGTCGACGAAGCCGGCGATCATCGTCTTGATGGCCTGCTGCGCTTCGGACAGGTTGTGCTTGAGCTGGCTCTGCTTGTAGATCACTTCCTTTAGCCGGCGCTCGGCGTCGTCGATGGCGCGCACGTTGGCGGGTTTGTCGACCACCTGGCGCAGCAGTTCGACCTGCCCGTGCAACCACTGGTCGTCCAGCACCAGCTCGTCGATGTTGGCGAGCAGCAGGCGCAGCAGGTTGAGCAGTCCGCTGCGCACCTCGGCGGCATCGCCCGCGGCCATCTCCAGCTTGAGCGCGAAGCGGCGCAGCAGTTCACCGAACTGGCGCAGCTGGTCGATGCTGGCGGCGGCGTCGATGCGGGCGGACAGGGCGGCCGCCTCCCGCAGCAGTTCCGGCTGTTCGGCGAGCGAGGCGGGCACGACTTCCTTGAGCGTGCGGGAGAGCAGGCCGCGCAGGGTATCGACCAGTTCGCCGGCTTCGCCGGCGGCCAGCATGCGCGGGGCCGATGCCGCGGCCGGTGTGCTGTCGGCTGCGGCGGTCGTGGCGAGCGCGTCGCCGCCTGCGTCAGGTGGCGGGCTCTCGGAAGGAATCTGGCTCCACGAGCGGACCAGGCCCTGCAGGCGGGCGTAGAGGGTATTGGGGTCGGCGGCGGTGAGCACGCGCTCCAGCGATTCGCGCTTGCGGGCGGTGGTCCAGCCCGCGTGGCGCGCTTCCCACTGGCGCAGCAACTGGGTGATCAGTTCGTTCCAGGCCGGCTGGGCCTCCTGCGCCAGGCCCGCGAGGTACTGCGCCAGCGCCTCGCGCGCCGCGCCGTCGTCCTGCGCCGCCACGGCCTGGTCGAAGGCGCGTGCAAGCCGTTGCCGCTCTGCGCTGTCGCGCGGCAGCTGGCGCGCCAACATGCGCAGGAATTTCTCCGGCAGCGGCTCGTCTTCGGCGGCGTTGCCGGCGATCTCGTTGTACAGCGTGCGGTAGTGGTCGGGCGTGGGCGGCACGCGGCGCATGGCCAGTTGGCGCAATGCTTCGCGGGCGATCTCGGATGGGTTGCCGGGAGAATTCATGTGTTGCGAAGCAGGTTCAGCCGGCAGTCAGCACGCGGTTCTTGCCCGCCCGCTTGGCGGCGTACATCGCGCGGTCGGCGCGCTCGATGGCGATGTGGGCGGGTTCCTCGGGGTCGAGCAGCGAGACGCCGGCGCTGAAGGTGATCAGCAGGCGGTTGTTGTCCGCCATGAAGATGCGCCGGGTCAGCTCGCGCTGCAGGCGGGTGAGGATGGCCGAGGCCTCCTCGATGTCGGCTTCCGGCAGCAGGATGAGGAACTCCTCGCCGCCGTAGCGGCACACCGAATCCTGCGGGCGCAGCGATTCGCGCACCACGGTGGACAGATGCTTCAGCGCCTCGTCGCCGGTCTTGTGGCCGTAGGTGTCGTTGAGCTGCTTGAAGTTGTCCACGTCGAGCAGGCCCACGCACAGCAGGGTGCCGCGCCGCCGCGCCATGGCGATCTCGCGCTCCAGCGCCTCGTCCAGGCCCTTGCGGTTGAGCGTGCCGGTGAGCGGGTCGTGGCGCACCAGCTCGCTTGCTTCGTCCAGTTCGCGCTGCAGGCGCAGGATGTGCTGGTTGGCGCTGTCCACTTCGGCGCGCAGCGCGGCGATCTCCTCGGTGGAGCGCTCGGCGGCGGTCTGGGCGTTGCGGGTCTCGGTGAGGATCTCGCCGATCACGTCGGACAGCTCGCCGATGTCGGTGGCTGCGGAGATGCGTTCGGCGCCGCCTTCGAGCACCTTGGCGTAGTCACCGGTGACGTTGCCGAAGCTCGCCAGGCGGTCGACGAAGCCGGCCAGCATGGACTTGAGGCGCTCCTGCGCGTCGGAGAGCTGGCGCTTCAGGTGGCTCTGCTTGTCGATCACGTCGAGCAGGCGGCGCTGCACCTCGTCGAGCACGCGGATGTCGAGCGGGCCGGCAAAGGCCTCCGACAGCACGCTCAGCTGGCCGTGCAGCCAGCGGTCGTCGAGCACCAGTTCGCTGATGTTCTGCAGGATCAGGCGCAGCAGGGCGAGCAGCGATTCGCGCACTGCGTGCTGGTCTTCGCCCGCCCACTCCAGCTTGCGGATGAAGGCGTCCAAGCGCTGGGCGATGACCTCGAGTTCGTCGGCCGTCGCCGATTCCACCGCCAGGGCCAGCGCACGCGCTTCGGCAGACAGTTCCGGCACGTCGGTCAGCAGGGCGCTGACCGCCGGATGCAGCAGGCGGGACATCAGTTGCTCGCTCTCGGCGCGTTCGGCCGCGGCCAGCGCGAGGATGGCGCGGCGCATCATCGGCCAGCTGCCGCTGTTGGTGGCGTGTTCGAACTGCTGGGCGAGCTTGAGCGCTTCCGGGGTGTTGCGCGGCAGGGCCTTGGCGATGGCGCGCAAGGCGGTGCTCGGGAAGTGGTCTTCTTCCTTGCTGCCGGCGATCTGGTGGTAGGTGCTGCGGTAGTGGTCGGGGGTGGGCGCCAGGCGCTGCGCGGCCAGGCGGCGCAGGGTTTCCCGGGCGATCTCGGAAGGCGAGGTGAATTCCGGCATGTTCCTCGACGACTACATGGCTACGAATGTGATGACTTTACCACCGCGAATGTCGTGTGGGTGGGCTTATGGGCGTTCATTCCACCAGTCCGTGGCGTATGCCGTAGTGCGTAAGCTCCGCGTTGTTGCGCATGTTCATCTTCTCCAGCAGACGGGCGCGGTACACGCTGACCGTCTTGACGCTGATGTTGAGCGCCTCAGCGATCTGCGCCGGCGTGCGGCCGCCGGCGATCAGCCGCAGGGTCTGGAACTCGCGGTCGGAGAGCTTCTCGTGCAGCGGGCGGTCGCCGTCTTCCATGACTGCGTTGGCCAGCGCCTCGGCCACCGCCTGGCTGACGTACTTCTTGCCGCTGGCCACCTGGCGGATGGCGGTCACCAGCTGTTCGGGCGCGCTCTGCTTGGACAGGTAGCCCGCGGCGCCGGCACGCAGCGCGCGCACCGCGTACTGGTCCTCGGGGTAGATGCTGAGGATCAGCACCGGCAGGCGGGGCAGTTCCTTGCGGATCATCTTCAGCGC
Encoded proteins:
- a CDS encoding GGDEF domain-containing protein, which gives rise to MNSPGNPSEIAREALRQLAMRRVPPTPDHYRTLYNEIAGNAAEDEPLPEKFLRMLARQLPRDSAERQRLARAFDQAVAAQDDGAAREALAQYLAGLAQEAQPAWNELITQLLRQWEARHAGWTTARKRESLERVLTAADPNTLYARLQGLVRSWSQIPSESPPPDAGGDALATTAAADSTPAAASAPRMLAAGEAGELVDTLRGLLSRTLKEVVPASLAEQPELLREAAALSARIDAAASIDQLRQFGELLRRFALKLEMAAGDAAEVRSGLLNLLRLLLANIDELVLDDQWLHGQVELLRQVVDKPANVRAIDDAERRLKEVIYKQSQLKHNLSEAQQAIKTMIAGFVDQLALFAESTGSYHDTIGQCAQKIAAARDITQIGHVLDEVMRETRNIQQRAASSRDDLLAAQQRVQQAEARIAALQAELDEASRLVSHDPLTGALNRRGLEEMFDKEAGRAARRHSALCVALLDLDNFKKLNDTYGHRSGDDALVHLARVVRENLRPQDSVARYGGEEFILLYPDTELAEAASALTRLQRALTTTFFLADNQKVFITFSAGVTGWVPGESLDTVVARADAAMYRAKQSGKNRVERAEAPGA
- a CDS encoding response regulator, encoding MQAGSRLRVLIADDHAIVRQGLRQILSETDDMEVAGEAENGVQALQMVRDQPWDVVLMDVSMPDRNGIDALKMIRKELPRLPVLILSIYPEDQYAVRALRAGAAGYLSKQSAPEQLVTAIRQVASGKKYVSQAVAEALANAVMEDGDRPLHEKLSDREFQTLRLIAGGRTPAQIAEALNISVKTVSVYRARLLEKMNMRNNAELTHYGIRHGLVE
- a CDS encoding GGDEF domain-containing protein → MPEFTSPSEIARETLRRLAAQRLAPTPDHYRSTYHQIAGSKEEDHFPSTALRAIAKALPRNTPEALKLAQQFEHATNSGSWPMMRRAILALAAAERAESEQLMSRLLHPAVSALLTDVPELSAEARALALAVESATADELEVIAQRLDAFIRKLEWAGEDQHAVRESLLALLRLILQNISELVLDDRWLHGQLSVLSEAFAGPLDIRVLDEVQRRLLDVIDKQSHLKRQLSDAQERLKSMLAGFVDRLASFGNVTGDYAKVLEGGAERISAATDIGELSDVIGEILTETRNAQTAAERSTEEIAALRAEVDSANQHILRLQRELDEASELVRHDPLTGTLNRKGLDEALEREIAMARRRGTLLCVGLLDVDNFKQLNDTYGHKTGDEALKHLSTVVRESLRPQDSVCRYGGEEFLILLPEADIEEASAILTRLQRELTRRIFMADNNRLLITFSAGVSLLDPEEPAHIAIERADRAMYAAKRAGKNRVLTAG